From the Saccharomyces paradoxus chromosome V, complete sequence genome, the window acacccacacacacccacacccacacccactAACACTAACACTACCCTAACCCTAACACTAACCCTAACTCTCTCTCAATCATATCCCCATCTCATCTTACCCTCCTCTATCTCTTCTCATCTTTCCCCCCTCTTACCCTACCTCTCCCACATCACAATCCACGGCACTTACCTCACCACTCCATGCCCTGCCCCATTCTCCCACTCCACCACCTCTAACCACCATCTATCATCCGACTATTCATCTCCACACCCCAACCACCATCTATCCATTTCCAATATCTAATATCCAACTCCCACTACCACTTACCCTATCATCCATCTACCATGTCGTCCTTACTATAACACTACATACCACATGTAAAACaatcaaacgtaaacaataCACCAGATAACTTACCCTGCCACACTATCAACCTCTCCACTATACCTTTCACATCCCCCAAACAATACCACCTCCAACTACCACTACCACATACCTAGATCTACCATACTCACcttctatttatttaacgatATCGCATATGCATACGGACGCTATAAAACACATCACTCTCAACTTGCCCCGCCATAATACTCTACACCAAGGCCATCTCTCACTCGATCAGTATCATATACATCACCACATCACCATACACGGCACTTGCCTCAGCGGTTTATACCCGGTGCCATTTACCCATAACACCCACgattatccacattttaatatctataactgATCACACAACctcaattatcatataaatactcttaACTTCATGCTTTATAACGtttttatacaaatatccactacccattttatatatactaatataaataccaccaaataatcacaactaaaatcacctaaacataaaaatatactatttatcaataagaagGTATAAACACACTATATATTAACATAACATATCACCCCATTCATATAATTGTAATGCAGTATGAATAGGTGCCATACAGACAGCACTACATAAGATTATCATCACTACTATTGTATTAATGATCCCATTCGAACATTCAGTTATGTAAACGCTTTTCGTAAGAATGTAAGTTATTAACACCACCTTCTAGTTGAGCAGAAGCCGTtctgaattcaaatctAACTTTACCGCTCTGgacattcttctttaatacaGTTAACGACCTACAGCCAATGTCTTGGCAAGAATGTTGTAATCCATTGTACAAGTAcggaataaatttcttaatgGATCCTTTGTCAACGACAGCGCCGGAGACACCCTGTGCAACCAAAACGCTGtcaaattctgaaaagtAACGAGACGTAGATGCATTCCCTTTAGTACCAGTCTTTTGCATGGCGTCAATGGAACCCATACCACGGTACGCCTTCAATCTTTTACCATCTTGATAGAAATACTCACCTGGTGATTCCGTAGTACCAGCCAACATACCACCCATCATAACAGTAGAAGATCCAAGAGCCAACGCCTTGGTAATGTGACCGATGTTTTGAACACCACCATCAGCCATACATGGAACACCGAACTGGTTAGCAAATTCACACACGTTGTAGACCGCTGTACCTTGTGGCCTACCACAAGCCATAACTTCTTGAGTGATACAAATAGAGCCAGTTCCCATACCGATTCTCAAACCATCCGCACCGGCAGCAATCAAATTGGCAGCTTGTTCCCTGGTCACAACGTTACCAGCGATGACTTCCAGACCTGCGAAACTCTCTTTGACCCACTTGAGCATgttcaattggaaaatagaGTTGCCTTGGGATGAATCCAAGATGACGACATCCAAGCCGGCTTTGACCAATAATCTTagtctttctttatcagcGTCCATAGTACCAATGGAAGCACCACATAGCAATTGCTTGGTGTTGGCAGATTTGGACGCTAATGGGTAgttttgattcttcattaaatcaGTTCTGGAAAGCATAGAAACTAAGTTACccttttcatcaacaatCAATAGCCtaccctttttgattttctttagaatCTCGTTACCTTCTGATAACGTGATACCTTGTGCACCGGTAACAGGGTTCTTGGTCATGACATCCTGAACGAGTAAAGAGTCGTCCTCAACGAACTGTATATCACGAGAAGTGATGACTCCCACCAACTTTGCATTTCTCTTGCCATCTTCCGTGACAGGGAAGCCTGCAAATccatactttttcttcatgcTCTTAGCTTCACCAACGGTGGTTGTTGGAGAAATCACAATAGGGTTGTTAATAAACCCATTTTCATAGTTCTTGACCCTTCTGACCATGTCAGCTTGGTCCTCGGGCGTACAGTTATGGTGAATGAAACCGATACCACCCGACAGAGCCATAAAGATGGCCATTTCCGATTCTGTCACAGTGTCCATTGGAGAGGAAACCAATGGAATGTTTAAAGTGATATTCCTGGTCAGCTTAGTCTGTAGGCTAACCTCAGAGGACGCAAAATCGACTAAACCTGGtaagatcaaaaaatcgttaTAAGTCAACCCACCTCTGATCTTGGAGTCCATCAATTCCTGCACAGACAAACCATCCAGTCTTGGAAGGCTCTTGGCAAATTGCAGTGCGGTCTCGTAGTCCTTAATAGCGGCCATTGCTTTTACGTATTTGGGTTGTTATcaattgaaactgaaaatatttacttcttttagTTTGTTATAAacgaataaaaaaataataagaaaagtaagGCAAGGAATAGAATAGAatacaggaaaaaaagttcccAGCATACTAGGTAAAATGTACAAGCCCACGAAACTGAGAAAAAGCCACCAAGGTTCTCCGGTTAAATGttcagcaaaaaatttccagtcgaatttttttctaaatgtTAAATGGGAAAAGACTCCACtatttatactttttttttttattttttttttttattttttttttccgctttcttcgaggaaaagaaatgcgcGGCGTGCCTGCGCGGCGGTTAGGAAAAATGTTGACGTAATGAATAACGATTTAGCTTATATGTCATTTCCGCATAAAACAAACTTTCACAGAATGTGCGCTCTTTAGTTAGCCTTTTTTTGGCTTACAAAATGGAAGTACTGTATCAAGATATAGAGATGAATTATCACACAATCGTTTCTTTGACAAAATTACCATAATAATATCCCCACAAACATGAAGGATAATGGaactgatgatgatgagaGCGCAGGGCTTCTACCTTCTAGAGTGTCAGAATCTTACGATGTCACATTACCcaagaatatatttataaacTCGTCTATTTGGTTTTGTTATGAAATTTGCAATTATTTAGCATTTCGTATTTGGATATTATCATGGCTTCCATTTATCATTTGGTGGAAACTATATACTAATCTCATAGCTGTTATTTTCACGTCTTTAGTGCATTATTCTTTGAACGTCGCCTTCGGTTTTCTTCGTGATCGTACCATATTGAAACAAATTACGCAattctttaaagaaattattaagaATACACCTTGTACAGACATTGAAAACTGGGAACTTGCTGCAGTAAGCTTCAACTCTTTTCTgtatgaaaataaaatttggaagacTAAGcacttcttttttgatggATCAAGTTGCCAAGTTGCATTCAGAAGATTCCTTTTACCGTTATCCTTGGTAACCTCTAACGAAACAAAGTTAAAATTACTCAAGAAGTTCCCTTATATTGAAGAAGCCCTTAAAGTATACTTCACGGAAGTGGATAGAAAATGGAACCTAATCAACTCTCAACAATTAAAAGCAATAATGCCGTAGACAATATTCAACTACCTGGTcaatcatatttttttaaactttCTCAAGTATTcatgaaaacaataaaggaACGTAGTTTTATAACAATCGCTGCTATGGCGTGCTTCATAAGTATTTGTTCTTCACAATGTCTCACAATTGTTTTTACCCTCTCTTTCCTTGTCGTATTTGGGTGCTCCGATGAGTACTTGCTCTTCGAAACAAATAGATCCTGTTCAATGGAAGTGGAACATAAAATGCAGTTTTTGTCAACTATAATCAGTGAACAGCAGAAGTCAGATGATAATTTTTGGGACAAAATTGCAAAGAGGATGAACGTATACTTGCTTGAGCGGAACGTTTGGGCCTCAGGTGTGTTTTTCCTCGATAGAGCTGATTGTGAACATTTCTTCGAGCGTAATTTTCTCAGTCGTTTACCCTCGAGAAATTCTTCCTAAACTACCAGTTGCTGAGTTGCTACCATATATTGAAATAGCAGAGACTGCCTGCGATGGTGAGCAACTGATGTAACTTCTGAAGTGACTTCGATTTGGCAAGTTCTTCTATCAGCCAGACACATTATCGATGGCGCTAACCTAAATAAGAATAGACCTATTGCGTGATGAACTTGGAAGTACTACTTGATAATAAGTTTGACACCCTAGCCGGATTAGCGGCCTTCTTTGGTCTGGCTACAAGAATATATGACATTAAAAAAGGTCTTTTGGGCATTTCTTACGTTTATGATTCATATATTATAGGAGCTATATATATTGGCCCTAGCGTctgtaaaaatattatagtATTGGAATTATGCCGTAATTTAAGTTTGAGTGGAGTtcatgataaaaaaaattgtttacTATCTGTGCATGTGGAATAAGGGCTCTAGAAATTCCTGCTCTTACGAAATTGCATCGTCTTTGTGTTAAATGTGATAACTCAAATGCATGGCACGAGCAATGTTTCAATAGTCTTTCAGTAATGTTCCAGTAATATACtatagaagaagagcaTATAACGACAGACCTCTAATCTATTAGTGCTCAAGAGGCCCTACTTTCTGTGTATAAAAGTAGTTATTCTACATATATTCATAACTCATATACATATCTAATAATCTTATTACATTATTTCATATAAGTTGGCTCTTAATTTCTTACGCCAATAGAGTGACAATGTTGGAGTAGAGCTTGTTGTTAAATACATCAACGAAAATGATGCCACCGTAAGGCTATTTTACGTCCGAAGGTATATTAAATAGCAGTACGGtggaagaagagaaagttATCCGCATAGGATCTTTGACAATCAAAATACTCTCACTTATAGTTTTACTGTATTACACAGGACTACACTGCTGCTTTCATTGCCCTGTTTTACGTTGAGCTGAATGACAATGTAACACCCACACCTCTCAGTGAGGATACAGCAGCAATTAAACTGGAAAAATGTACTTGGTACAAAACACGTGATTTtgctctttcttttatcagTTCACAAATACGGTGGAACGATAACctacttttgaaaatcttgTTTTCCTCCAAATaagaaatcaagaaaatgaatatgcGGGTAAACACCATTGATGAAATACACCTAAATTCCAAGTCATCAGATAACCAAATACGTAAAGTTTTACATGGATTGCTTAGAGAGACTTATCTAAAGACATAGAGAGTCTATCATGCATCGTGCACATTAAATTGATGTCAGCTTGTCCTTGCAACATTGTTATACTTCCAGTCgagattttgaagaattcaTCTATAGATACGAAGTATAGCTTGTATACAACAATTAATCGAGGATATGATGTCCCAAGGCTCAAATATGGCATCGTAGTTAGCCCTCGAGTGCACAGCCTTGAAACTCTATTCAGTGATTTGGGCTTTGACAAGAATATAGAGAAATCCTcgttttatttattattgaatGATCCTGCCTTGGCATACCCTACTTTctatgaaaattttgaacaGGTTAAAGGTGAAACAAATGAAGACTTATCTCTGCCGACATATTATATTCCCAAGTTCCAGTTTTTGACGGATGCATTCAATTCAGAGCATGTCCTAGCAACCATTGGCTACAAACCAAATAATAAGGAGAGTTATGAGATCACAGGATTTACGTCCATGGGCAATGGCTGTGGTATCAAACTATTCAATAGCAGTGTAATTCATATGATGCGATTCCATAAATGTAAGAGACTGGTTGCAGACATTATCATGGAACATGACCTATTGGGTTATTATGAAAAGAAGCTCGGCTTTGTAGAGGTGCAAAGGTTCAAAGTTCTCAAAGAGGAACATCAACCAAAAGTATTTGACGATAAAGTAGAGTGTACTAAAGACTTCCATGTGATCAAAATGattaaagatttgaaaagtcATAAATTATAAACGATGCaatattgtttcttttttcacaCTCAAGTACAATAAACTGTACGTTACctgatgaaaagaatataaataGCGTTATTCAGTAAAGAAAAGTGGGGTCTTATTTACAATGTCAAAAGTTTgaaatgaagataaaatagaGA encodes:
- a CDS encoding IMP dehydrogenase, whose translation is MAAIKDYETALQFAKSLPRLDGLSVQELMDSKIRGGLTYNDFLILPGLVDFASSEVSLQTKLTRNITLNIPLVSSPMDTVTESEMAIFMALSGGIGFIHHNCTPEDQADMVRRVKNYENGFINNPIVISPTTTVGEAKSMKKKYGFAGFPVTEDGKRNAKLVGVITSRDIQFVEDDSLLVQDVMTKNPVTGAQGITLSEGNEILKKIKKGRLLIVDEKGNLVSMLSRTDLMKNQNYPLASKSANTKQLLCGASIGTMDADKERLRLLVKAGLDVVILDSSQGNSIFQLNMLKWVKESFAGLEVIAGNVVTREQAANLIAAGADGLRIGMGTGSICITQEVMACGRPQGTAVYNVCEFANQFGVPCMADGGVQNIGHITKALALGSSTVMMGGMLAGTTESPGEYFYQDGKRLKAYRGMGSIDAMQKTGTKGNASTSRYFSEFDSVLVAQGVSGAVVDKGSIKKFIPYLYNGLQHSCQDIGCRSLTVLKKNVQSGKVRFEFRTASAQLEGGVNNLHSYEKRLHN
- the RMD6 gene encoding Rmd6p (Protein required for sporulation~similar to YEL072W) codes for the protein MSACPCNIVILPVEILKNSSIDTKYSLYTTINRGYDVPRLKYGIVVSPRVHSLETLFSDLGFDKNIEKSSFYLLLNDPALAYPTFYENFEQVKGETNEDLSLPTYYIPKFQFLTDAFNSEHVLATIGYKPNNKESYEITGFTSMGNGCGIKLFNSSVIHMMRFHKCKRLVADIIMEHDLLGYYEKKLGFVEVQRFKVLKEEHQPKVFDDKVECTKDFHVIKMIKDLKSHKL